One Pseudalkalibacillus hwajinpoensis genomic window carries:
- a CDS encoding peptidoglycan DD-metalloendopeptidase family protein — protein sequence MALPKPPDENQGSQLQQIAKDKIKNAAAKKGRKLAKKIAKKGAKLALKVVKHAVAALVKLLLSLLGGVSLPVIGIMIGVFVVIVVAFMVSSLMFGTGTGLEGDELDLHKYIVEQSEGTVDMDDPLQRPYRVPEELIAAVIQLDTVKQKDEDEIKELIRTMADALAPEFMYDDFNEWTETKTKVCEDGDCGSWSKVKRKDKWVTKLTSVDYWNGSTTFTHTQRTTDWKSKTKVSYRTDTWTETEEYEVTERYPYVTYENGVRVIRYRDRVVTKTREVEKSKKVKIETTTKTRYQKFDTSENTTEDYSTFDAILNSNGFTMNDKRVVEINYLFADGQMAYIDWLSGMGSGFGNYTGFDGTIIPGEGVPPQYMPFYLEAEKKYAVDWFVLAAIHFVETGFSTHPTMTSGVGAEGPFQFMKCTWLGWAYPGCTGGLGNASIPNEIKTNPAMINRYNGYGRDANGDGKADPWDIEDAVATAAYYLSKNGYSLDQRKAVYAYNHAGWYVDKVMKNADKFKSQATYVPGEGNLPPATSGDFMRPATGSITSGYGGRWGKLHAGVDIGGGGRTQAVPIVAAADGVVVRSYLSSSYGNCVIIRHKINGVQYETLYAHMTHRTVANGQTVSKGQMLGNMGNTGHSTGKHLHFEVHKGSWNINKSDSIDPVLVVPF from the coding sequence ATGGCACTTCCAAAACCTCCCGACGAGAATCAAGGGTCGCAACTACAGCAGATTGCGAAAGATAAAATTAAAAATGCTGCCGCTAAAAAAGGTAGAAAACTAGCTAAAAAGATTGCAAAAAAGGGTGCTAAATTAGCTCTTAAAGTTGTTAAACACGCAGTGGCCGCTTTAGTAAAACTTCTATTATCCTTATTGGGAGGCGTTAGCCTCCCTGTAATAGGGATCATGATTGGAGTATTTGTAGTAATTGTGGTTGCTTTTATGGTTTCTTCTCTAATGTTTGGAACAGGAACAGGATTAGAAGGGGATGAATTAGACCTTCATAAGTATATAGTTGAACAATCAGAAGGAACTGTCGATATGGATGACCCCCTTCAAAGGCCATATAGAGTACCTGAAGAATTAATAGCAGCTGTTATTCAATTGGATACGGTTAAACAAAAAGATGAAGATGAAATTAAGGAACTCATAAGAACAATGGCTGATGCACTCGCTCCAGAATTTATGTATGATGACTTCAACGAATGGACGGAAACGAAAACCAAAGTATGTGAAGATGGAGACTGTGGCTCTTGGAGCAAAGTAAAAAGAAAAGATAAGTGGGTTACCAAATTAACCTCGGTTGATTACTGGAATGGTTCGACAACCTTTACCCACACTCAAAGAACCACTGATTGGAAAAGTAAAACAAAAGTAAGCTATCGAACGGACACTTGGACTGAGACTGAGGAGTACGAAGTCACAGAACGATATCCTTACGTAACTTATGAAAATGGTGTGAGAGTAATTAGGTATCGCGATCGTGTTGTTACGAAAACGCGAGAAGTAGAAAAATCAAAGAAAGTAAAAATCGAAACAACAACTAAAACACGTTATCAAAAATTCGACACCTCTGAAAACACTACTGAAGATTACAGCACATTTGATGCTATTTTGAATTCAAATGGATTTACTATGAATGATAAAAGGGTCGTAGAAATTAATTATCTTTTTGCAGATGGACAAATGGCTTATATTGACTGGCTATCAGGTATGGGAAGTGGATTTGGAAATTATACTGGGTTTGATGGAACTATCATTCCTGGGGAGGGAGTACCTCCACAATACATGCCATTCTACTTAGAGGCAGAAAAAAAATATGCAGTAGATTGGTTTGTTTTAGCAGCTATTCATTTTGTAGAGACCGGTTTCTCTACCCACCCAACTATGACTTCAGGAGTTGGGGCAGAAGGTCCGTTTCAGTTTATGAAATGTACTTGGCTAGGATGGGCATACCCAGGTTGTACTGGCGGTTTAGGGAATGCTTCTATCCCAAATGAAATTAAAACTAATCCTGCAATGATCAATAGATATAATGGATATGGTCGAGATGCAAATGGAGATGGAAAAGCAGATCCTTGGGATATTGAAGATGCAGTAGCAACAGCGGCTTATTATTTATCAAAAAACGGGTATTCCTTAGATCAACGCAAAGCAGTATATGCTTACAACCATGCAGGTTGGTATGTTGATAAAGTCATGAAAAATGCTGATAAGTTCAAATCACAGGCTACGTATGTACCAGGTGAAGGCAATCTACCTCCCGCTACTAGTGGTGATTTTATGAGACCAGCTACAGGTAGTATTACATCAGGGTATGGAGGAAGATGGGGGAAGCTCCACGCTGGTGTAGATATTGGTGGAGGTGGAAGAACTCAAGCAGTTCCAATTGTTGCAGCTGCTGATGGTGTAGTAGTGCGATCATACCTTTCAAGTTCCTATGGTAATTGCGTTATTATAAGGCACAAAATAAATGGTGTGCAATATGAAACGCTTTATGCTCACATGACTCACAGGACCGTTGCAAATGGGCAAACGGTTAGTAAAGGACAAATGTTAGGGAATATGGGTAATACAGGTCATTCGACCGGAAAACATCTACACTTCGAAGTCCATAAGGGTTCTTGGAACATAAATAAATCCGATAGTATAGACCCTGTGCTAGTAGTGCCATTTTAG